Genomic window (Arachis hypogaea cultivar Tifrunner chromosome 13, arahy.Tifrunner.gnm2.J5K5, whole genome shotgun sequence):
AGATCGGCTACTTACGACAAAActatccaaaccctaaaaaatcgtccaaaaatttcaaattacccTTATCTCACTGCTACTaccatatctctctctctctctctctctctctccaccaaAGCTTCCCTTGTTAGAACCACCCCAAATTTCTATTATTTAGTATTAGTAGCCTGctcataatatattttatttcatttagtattagtagcctactcataatatattttagtacaaagatatcaaataaaattattaatttagtttaaaaagataaaaaaaaattaaatttgttattactcaaaatttttttattatatatcaaataatatgttcattttttattttattgtgaaaattatctaaatcataatactaatagtatatcatagagttattattattaatatattaatcgaattttaatatttattatttatatatatttaaaaattatatttgagaattatttataataaatttataattatgttgtacttattatactatatatttaataatttattgaaaaatattaatataacgaataaaaaaattaaaaaagatattgttTAAAGAATGGGGACAAATAAACCCTTAACTAATTTGAATTTAGAGACAATTAGACCCCTGTCCATTTCTGAACCTGACACGTCAGTATTTTTCGTTCAGAAGTGATAGAAAAACACCCACAGAGATCGCATTGTGTACGGAAGTAGAAGACAAGAACCGAAGTAGATTGTTTTTATTGTGAGGGGTTGTGTtgttattctaaaaaataaacaGAGGCCAAGTTGGTAGTTCACTCTAAAAATAGTaatctccctccctccctccctctttCAAAATCCCGGATCGGCTTGTCTTACTAAATATAGCGGACTTAAAATACTTGTCCATTTTGTTTTATAGTGAGTTAGCGTAATAACAGATTATCtcgtataaattttttaattaaaattaatctaaaataacgataattaaaaatcaaatacaaaaaaaataattaaattacaacacaattttttattattaatttgttaatttttaactttaataaaattattcacaataatattcgtcattaaaattatttttgttttaaaaaataagtcaaataacttaaacacatatataagagtataaaataaaataaaaaaattaataacaaaaaaaaactttatttaaaatttatataatttttaatttttgtatatattttttattgtaataatcattcttttatatatataaaaaaagaacaaTAGTACAACAAGTTTCTACATcttaacaactttttttttttccaatttaagtCTATACGTTTTTTTCTTATTGTTCCCTAGACAATGTAGAAGTATCCTTTTGTAGAACGGGAATAGATATTTAATTCTTTCCGATTTTTGGTCATCTGATACAACAATATGCGATGCTAGTGGGCCTCTAGCCGTCTCTAGTCTCTACACAGTATTAtttatacccaaaaaaaaaaaaaaaatatggcgTTTACAAAAGTTGATATGGGCAAACCAATGTCTTCTGATTGCAAACAATACTTGCACTCTTGTATCGATGATGTCACAAAATTCCTAATTTGAGTATTTTctcactttaaaaaaaaaaaaaaaaacaacgaaGATGATCTCTTgttttatatactttttaaaaATGATAGATAAATGTAAGTTATAGGAGACAATACAGAATTATTTGCGATTAACACAACATagtttttgaaaagtaaaaaaaaaattaaattatttacatcataaatatattattttttttatccaaaatGACAATAActttaagtaaaaaaataatatattacatgacatgttatttttgtcattttttggATGAAAAACTACCGTGTCTTTTGAGATAATAAACATGAACAAAAATGTATATTTATTCTatgatacaaattttttaaatatggcCATGATATaagcatttttatttaaataaaaaatttattatttatcaatttgTCTAAAGATGATACAAAGACCTTAGTCTCTCTGGTGCGAGGAGTGCAAAAAATACGTATTTTTGgaatatttttttgttctattagaattttaaaagtaGTGTCTACAAGaggattttttaattatcaaattctcTTAATCTCTCTCAATTTTCTTCATCATAATCtcatctctcaatttttttttttcatttttcttcatcCTTTTTTTGGACCTGTTTCATTATATCTACAATTTCTTTTCTTTGCACTAATTCATACTATTCTCATTATGAATTTGAGTGGAGGAAGAAATTCACATCAAGAATCGGATTGTGAGGAGGATGAGGCAGATGTGGTGATTTTAGTGAAGGAGAATTATTACCGGGGATGGGAGGTTTGTTCAAAAAGTCTTTGGTAGAATTTTTGTTGAGAGAATTTTTTCAATTGGTACCATTGACAACGCTTTAaggacaattaaaaaaaaaatcagatggTTTTAGAAACGATAGAGAAGAGATCTAATAAtggtaaattcgacggtaatttTTTTAGCGGCGAATGTATTTGATTAATCTGacgataaatccgacggtactcaACGTTTTTTTCTGTAGTGATACCTTTTAAATCAAGACTTTTTTTTGAAGAGATTCGGAAAGCGTCATTATCTTCTCTCCACCATCCCGGGGCATGGGTGAACTACAAGTGGGTTCGGCTATAAAGTGAATTGTGATGGGAGTGTTTTTAGAGAAAGTCTAGAGGGTCAGcacatttattaaaatttgactagcacttaatcataaaaaaaaaagtgagtaatcCTACACCATTATATGTCATCTCTCACTATTAAAAACACTGATGATGATTAATTAATGGCTACACATCACAGATGATGGTTAATTGATAGCTACACATCACAAATTTTCCGGCCCCTAGCACTCTTCGTATCTTTATTGATTTTGGaagatttggttttggttgtttgCTGCGGGGTGATGTCGGTATTCGGGTGGTCGGCAGTGTTGGGAAGGTCCCAGGTGTTAGTGTGCTTCGTGCTGAATTGTGGACAATCTGGTGTGGTCTCATATTATCTCTAGAGCATGGTGTCTGTAAACTTGTTTATGAAACTGACTCCATTGAGACCTATAATCTTGTTAATCAATGAAACCTTCCTCAATCTCATTGTAAATCTCAGCTTCTTAACAAGGTGCTTGACATAAAGACTAGTAGTGATATCACAATCTAATTTTCTTTGGCTCCTCAAAAAATTAACAGGGTTGCAGACATTTTAGCAAAACAGGATGCTGTTGGTAGCTTTGATCATTATTCTTGGCTCTAACCACAAAAGAACTTGCTGCAAACTCGCATATTGATTTATTTTAGcttttttggcttttttttttgctcaccaaaaaaagtatataataaataattttagtaattgattttAACGCCTATCTTATATAATTGTAATCGAAGTGTCCAACCcgaaaattgaataattttgttaGAGTATTCAAAACTTTCTTAATTAGAAATAAtagttagtttaaaatttaattaaacaatTTGGTGCGTGATTCATATTTATTACCCTTCTCAATTTACAATCTGGCCCGTTTCAATCTTCCCCAATTCTGCCCTCACGTTCTCTACTACACTTCAATAGCCGTTACACTGTCTCTTGTGCGCAGTTTTTCAAACCAATACCCGAACACCGAACACCGAACCCCAATGAACTCTTCCCACTACTAAGTACTAACCTTCTAAAACTTTAACCCTCTCGCATTGTTTTTTCAAACCTCCACATGGGTTGCTGCATTAGCAAATCCCAGACCCAAAACCAAAACTCATATCACCAAAATAATCAAACTCCCCAACAATACCTTACACCCTCTCTCCCCAACTCAAACCTTAACCAACAAATACCACAGCGGCAACCACCACCAGTGTTAGAGGAAGAGTCTGTAAAAGAGGTCCTATCAGAAACACCCATTGCCAAACGAAATCAAGTTCCAATTTTGAAGCCAGAATCGGACACCCTTCTGCCTCCTCTTCAAAACCCTGATGACAAAATCGAATCAAAGAACCCACATCCCATTCCCAACCCCATTATCATCAACAAAAAAGAAGGTGAAGTCTCAGAGGTAGTGTCTCAGCTCTCAGAAGAACCATGCAGCATCAGCGGAAGCTTCTCCACCGCTACCACAGTTacggagaagagagaagaagaagtaacCAGCAAAAGAAGCATCAGGGAGGGAACAACAACAATGATGAAGAATCATAAGTGGAACAGCAACAGATCCCCGTCCAGGAAGCGCCCTCACGCCTGTGACGGCAATGTCGCCTCCGGAAGGGAGCGGAGGCTCAAGTCTCCAGCAAGGAGGTCGGAGCCGTCGCCGGAGAAGAGGCTTCACGGTGGTTTAAGGCCGGTTCGCGGCAGGGAATCGGGTTCGGCGGCGAACCGGAAGCTCAATGTGGGATCCGCCGGAGTACGTCGAGACGCCGGCGAAGGATCCGGCCGGCGGTCGAGGTCGCCATCATGTGCCAGGGCGATTAGCACAGCGGGCAAGGCAGGCGCTATTTCCGGTGGTCGGAAAGAGGTGCCAGCGGCGAAGGGTGCGGTGGAAAAAGTAGAGGAGAAAGGTGATGACAGTGGTGAGAATAAGAGTGAGGAGACTGAGGagaaaaacgacgccgttttgcaGGAAGAGTCCATTGAGAACCCACTTGTTTCCATGGAGTGCTTTATTTTTCTGTAGAAGCACGTCTTTCAAAGCTTGTTAATTTTTTGAATTCTAGAAGATCTTTCACACGGCGTCACTTTCATTTCCAGTCACAATCATAATTAGTTTgactttaatattaattaagtgCTTTGTAGCTGTAtttcctttttaaatttttttttctaattttgtaTTATAGTGGAAATTGGGATGATTCTATATTTTCGTGTTTCACTCGGTAATTACTTctgtaaaaaataattcatactAAATTTATTTGGTAAACAGTAAACTGTGTAATGAACATATTTTTAAGGTAAGAAAAATAATTTGAAGGGTGGGGGCATAGGACTAATGAGGTATAAAGgtcttttaattcaattttaaaaaaaaaattaccttttTTGTCTGCTTCAAGTGTGTGGAGGGCTGGCCTGAAAAAATGGACGTAAGAATTGGATGGACAATATCTCTTTGAGCTCTATCTTAGAAGTTAGAAGCAATTCTCATAtcactcactttttttttttttcatttatctctttttataattttttttttgaaagaatctCTTTTTATAATTGGAGTTAGTGTTTAAGATTTGTTCATCATTTTTGAATTGTATCAATGACAAATAAATCATATTAAAACGTTTTAACATTAATGACTAATCTTATAACCCGAGTTATAATATATATACCCCATAACCGATCTTATAATATTcgaaatcaaattataatatgtAACCGATCTATTACGGATATATCAACATTAAAAACTAGATTTTGCATTGAAAATTAAACTTTTACATTGAAAATTGAaactaactattattattattattatggaagaagtacgattttttttattaatatttgcaagctattttttttttacacagcatggtttttttaaagaaaaaaacaagagAGGTTTGTATCCAGGGAAAAGGCCCAATTATATATTTGGGTTTGTTAATTATTGTAAAACATAACAAACGAAAACTGGACCAAAAAATAAGGactgtattttttattaattaattcttgtttattaatttaccaaaaaaaattgtttattaaaaaaatttaatttttttatttattatattttatatccgTGACttataattagaattaaaatttaaaatttataatttaaagttttaaaatttagaatttaaaatttaatatttgaatttatgaTTTAGACCTTAACAATTCTAGTTCTTCCtactttgtaaaaaaaaaaaagttttaattcacTACCCAAAAGAAATCAGCTCCTGGTAAGTAgtaaacccccccccccccaacacaacacacacacaaaaatataCCATATATCAAATTCAGTAGGATATTTAACTCCATCTAATCGAAACTATAAGCTGAAActcgatttgatttttgaaaaatgaaatacAACAGGATGTAGTTTTAATGGATGTTTATGAATTTACATTTTACAATACCAATTTATCACGTGTACACTGGACCACGCCTTGCCGTATAAATCCCTGGTATTTTAAAATGCAGGTGTCAACTTCAATTGAAATTTATTCTCGATCTTTTATCGGTGGTTTTCGGTGGATAACAAATAATGCAATTTTAAAACGTTTCCAAATTCAAGTCGGCAAGGTCCACACATGTATACTCATGGGTTCGTTTTCTTTAGTGTTCCCATCAAATGTTAGTCTGATTCAATGTCTGCTAATACTTCAAATACTCCTTGAAATATGATTATTGGATTCAAATTGGCcatcaatttttaaattgactCAAATTAGATcctaaattttaaaatgttatttaagttaattaatagaGAGATGACGTCATATTAAATTGACACCTGATAAAATAAGATGCTCAAAGAAGATCAGAGTGTGCATACTGGAGCCTCCCTCCAACTACTCTCCTGCACATCTTGGAGGAAGATTTAGCTTGGTGCTATGTCTTTGCTGTCTTTTCTGTTTGTTTTctgtctttctttctttcttttctgttttaattaatttcacaaaaaaaaaaaaaaatcattttatcgccataaatattatttaaaaattataatgtgtttttttttattattaccaaTGCCTTAGcctttgtaataataataattgaattcGCCGATGCATGTGATTTATCGATGGTTACAAGTATTAATGCCCATGAGGCGTCAGTAAAATTGGTCAAAAGTagtgtttatttattaaaaaaaaattaaaaattaatatttaatttaaaagatataaaaataaataatttttaaaaaattaaaatttattataaaaaggaTTAATTTCTACATACAAATGATTCTTttatacaagtcttacaagtcttTTGATTGATATTACGCTCAAAGGCGCTtctaacaaatttttaatttttaaaaagattctgttttctttttcgaatttcttgcattctctttctccttcttcatttacgtgtttttttctctgttctttttcttcgttattctcgatttccattattttttgacatcaagttttgaaatcgtttttgaagtgtttcatctttatcgtcgtgtttctcctcgttcttcttttgattttgcaacattatgtatttttttcttctttgtttgatttttcctcccaaaagaaattataagaatatgaaataagaaaatgaagaagaagaagcagcaaaagatgaggaggaaaaagaggaagagttctgaattatgcataaggtgtacttcaacaaaTTTTAGGTGTATTTCTGAAATCCtttggtgtatttctgtaatcttttgggtgtatttctgcaATCGTTTGGGTGAgtttctgtaaccgtttgggtgtatttctgtaatcttttaggtgtatttctgtaatcgtttgggtgtatttttgaagTTCCATTAtattcaaaacgatttcaaagcttgatttcagaaacaatgaaaatcgaaaaaaaacgtaGCAAGAATACCAGTGATAAACGCAGGTAAAACAACGAATGAAAAGGCGAAGAGAGAACGCATGAAGGAGATcgaacaaatttggcaagaaactcgttttcatggaggaagaataagaagagtcgttcataatgcatggtgagtagcgcgctttgaaaacaggaagtggttgaataacgtgCGTGTATTTACTCTTAAATGTAGGAGTGTAATGTGCGTGTGTTTTGTTGAACTTGTACCAACTTAtaagacttgtaagccaaaaatgTTTGTATGTGTAGTAGGcttcttataaaaaataaattaaacaaaatttaaacaaCAATTCATAGGTACtataaaattagttttctaaTGAATATATGCACAAACTATCTGTTGTAGAATATATGTCCAACTAGTAACTCTACACTGCtgtagataattttttaaaatttaaaataatagtaaataataaatactttatttaaattattgtgAGTAGCATTTCTCGTATGTATGTTTGCAGCACGTTTTTCTATTCATACAAATTTAGTAATACCTTATGCATCCATGAAACTTATGCATCCACCAATACCTTACACATTCTGTACCGTAGTTTTTGCATCAAAGATAGTAACCTTTAGAAAACATTTCGCCATTTccacaaccacaaaaaaaaaaaaaaaaaaagatcactAATAAGGGAGATCATAAATGCTAGGAAAATGACAATTTTAGTAGTGTAGGCTTTTCAGAAAGTGAACTGTCGATGCAAGTCTTGCAAGTCGCCAAGCGGGTAAAAAGTAGGAAGGAATATGACTGGGTGCATGCCGGACAATTCCAATGAATTAAGGCAAAAATCATCCCATACATCTAAAATTCTAAATTGATTATTGTCCTCTAGGTTGAAATAAACCCAACATTGTTCAGAATTTAGATAAGGAAAACTATCAAAAGTCTAACGGTAGGGCAAAGTGGATCATGTGGAAGAGTGAGTATATATATCTCAGATAGTATAGTTATTTGAAAGAATTGGCTCCAATCATGTTAGAATTAGTTAACTATATTGGTCAATATTAGAATTATAAGCATGTTACACATCAAACAGTTTTTCTATAGAAATATGTATTTAGTATttataaaaagttttattttattattgtaaaataattTGATTGTTCTATTAtgataagtttaattattttggtggTTTATtacttaattgaaaaatatataaaataggaTGTATAAATGTATACAAATATATCATAATTAACTTGatgagtgattttttttttatttataaaatttttttgttaaaactgGTTAGTTATAATTGTGCCAACTTTACTTGTCATCTAGCTGGATACGTTAGTCGTTGATCAAAGTGGGTCTAACATGTATTAATatctttaacaatttttttaacaatccAACTCAAATATCTCAAATTCTAGCCAAATTATCTCAAATTTCAATCCAATAATCCCTCAAAAagacaaccaaaaaaaaaaaaaaattggcctagaattaatattttagttaaaaaattaatttcattagttttttttttcaattaaaaattacctatttaaacacaataaaaaataaactactaGTCCACTTAGCTCGATGGACTTCTCTAAAATGAATTGATCTTTCAATTTAAAGATTTATATATTGATGATGAACTCTGCTAAAGAGACAATGAGAAatcttaataatatatactatggACTGGTTATTATTTAGTCCAATAAGAATAAAAGATGAAAACTAccccacaatttttttttttgaaagtggAGCTCAACACGTGAAGTGGAGCAATACAAAACGGAGAATAAAGACAAGCATCAACACAACAGGAACTTATATCCCCATGttatctccggcattgccatcaacaaccaaaggGATTTGCACCGAGCCACTCCTTGTAGTTCAGAGAGTACATGTCAACAATCTCCTCCACTCCTTTACTCTTGTTCTGAAATAGTCTTCTATTTCTTTCCAACCACAAATTCCAGATAATCGCGCAGAAGCTCACCATCCATGCCTTACAATCCGCCTTTCTAGCTGTGACCTCAGTCCAACTTAGGAAATGTTCCTTCAACGACCCCGGACAAGACCATAATCTACCAGCATAAGATAGCCATGCGCACCAAACCTGCCAAGAAAAGCTACATCCTAGAAGCAAGTGGTGACCAGACTCGACACAATTATTGCATAATACACATAAGTTATCTTGTTGGTTAATAACTCCAAGTCGACTCAGTCGCTCCTTCGTACTGATTCTGTCAGTCAATGCAAACCAAACAAACACCTCCACTCTTGGGGGCACGAGTCCTTTCCAGATAGTACTTGTAAAGCTATAGCTTGTGATCTCCTCCGGGACCATGTCCGCTTGCattacctgcacaaatgagttagttgtaAAAATACCTTGTTTGTCATATTTCCACACAATTTTGTCCTGTCTGTCATATGCAAGTCTAACCAGCCTTAACTCATCAAGTAGCTGGTTCACAAGATCCAACTCCTATTGGAACAATTCTCGGCaccattggaagttccatatccactctaacccatcccaaaacccacaatcccctatcacTGATCCTACTTGGTTTGAAATAGAGTAAAGTCTAGGAAATCGATCTTTCAACAACCCTCCAAGTAGCCAGGCGTCCTCCCAGAAGCGAGTTTCTCTTCCATCTCCAACCTCCATAGACAACCCATCAATCATCTTTTGCCTCAGTTCTTGACTCTTGAACTGTAACTGACAAATATCCCTCCACGGCCCCCCTCCGCACTGGTAATACTTGGGTGGACAAAGGCACAGTTGGATTTAGATTATTACAGGAACAGACCACCTTCTTCCACAACGGACATTCTTCCTTAGAAAATCGCCACCACCATTTAAATAGGAGAGCTGTGTTCCGGATCATAGCATCTCCAATTCCTAGCCCTCCTAGCCTTTTAGGAGCCTGCACCACCTCCCACTTGACCATAGCCATACCATTCCtcccatcctccttactccataGGAATCTTCTCTGTAATGAGATCAATTTCTCTGCTACCGCCTTAGGCATCTTATATAAGCTCAGATAATACACTGGGAGGCTATTCAGCACAGATTTGATAAGCACCAACTTTCCAGCTTTGTTGAGGACCTTGGCTTTCCAGAGGCTGAG
Coding sequences:
- the LOC112737626 gene encoding uncharacterized protein; its protein translation is MGCCISKSQTQNQNSYHQNNQTPQQYLTPSLPNSNLNQQIPQRQPPPVLEEESVKEVLSETPIAKRNQVPILKPESDTLLPPLQNPDDKIESKNPHPIPNPIIINKKEGEVSEVVSQLSEEPCSISGSFSTATTVTEKREEEVTSKRSIREGTTTMMKNHKWNSNRSPSRKRPHACDGNVASGRERRLKSPARRSEPSPEKRLHGGLRPVRGRESGSAANRKLNVGSAGVRRDAGEGSGRRSRSPSCARAISTAGKAGAISGGRKEVPAAKGAVEKVEEKGDDSGENKSEETEEKNDAVLQEESIENPLVSMECFIFL